One window of the Vigna radiata var. radiata cultivar VC1973A chromosome 1, Vradiata_ver6, whole genome shotgun sequence genome contains the following:
- the LOC106774655 gene encoding putative pentatricopeptide repeat-containing protein At1g12700, mitochondrial isoform X2, whose amino-acid sequence MKTALRLSSFTRQLHSRSPPRAAAFNRVLTSLVRAKCFPAAISLCAQTESRGDVIPCHVTLTILINCFCHVGKVALAFSVFGKLLKRGLPYDAVTLNTLIKGLCLDGDVSSALKFYQEMEAEGFEFTEVTYGTLINGLCDVGKTEEAIRLLRMMQACVPNVKPNVIMYSRIIEGLCKEGLVNEACEWHYEMVGNNVEPNVFTYRPLVRALCIAGRLNEAVRMVEGMDRKGVYIDIYVFSVLIDAFCKKGMVVEAREVFDEMIKRGCEVNVVVCTALMAGYCLKNEVDEARRLFDAVVRRPDVWSYNVLMNGYCKVRRLDDAKLLLNEMRRKGVIPNLVTYNLLFDGFCKCEMMADARQIVKAMCKSGVTPDVVTHSILLDDLCKRQRLGQAVGMFCQMMKRGVTPDVWSYSILIDGFCKNKRMDLGESRMFGSFLMRYMAMLHPLTLSITSMHFARACIFTANALLQLIDEWALCEEKLLDEW is encoded by the exons ATGAAGACAGCGTTACGGCTATCTTCCTTTACGCGCCAGCTTCACTCGCGTTCTCCCCCACGCGCTGCCGCGTTCAACCGAGTCCTCACCTCCCTCGTCAGGGCGAAGTGCTTCCCCGCCGCGATTTCTCTCTGCGCCCAAACGGAGTCCCGCGGCGATGTCATCCCTTGCCACGTCACCCTCACCATCCTCATCAACTGCTTTTGCCACGTCGGCAAAGTCGCTCTCGCCTTCTCTGTCTTCGGAAAGCTACTCAAGCGCGGCCTCCCCTATGACGCCGTCACGCTCAACACCTTAATCAAAGGCCTCTGCCTTGACGGCGACGTTTCGTCGGCGCTCAAGTTCTATCAGGAAATGGAGGCGGAGGGGTTTGAGTTCACCGAAGTCACCTACGGAACGTTAATTAACGGACTCTGCGATGTAGGGAAAACAGAAGAGGCTATTAGATTGTTGAGAATGATGCAAGCTTGCGTTCCTAATGTTAAACCTAATGTGATTATGTATAGTAGAATTATCGAGGGTTTGTGTAAGGAAGGACTTGTCAATGAGGCGTGTGAGTGGCATTATGAAATGGTTGGTAACAATGTTGAGCCTAATGTGTTCACTTACAGGCCTCTTGTGAGAGCGTTGTGTATCGCGGGACGGTTAAACGAGGCGGTTCGGATGGTGGAGGGGATGGATAGGAAGGGTGTGTACATTGATATTTATGTGTTTAGTGTTTTGATCGATGCGTTCTGTAAAAAAGGAATGGTGGTGGAAGCGCGggaggtgtttgatgaaatgatcAAGAGAGGTTGTGAGGTTAATGTCGTTGTGTGCACGGCCTTGATGGCGGGCTATTGTTTGAAGAACGAAGTGGATGAGGCAAGGAGGTTGTTTGATGCAGTTGTGAGACGGCCGGATGTTTGGAGTTATAATGTTTTGATGAATGGGTATTGCAAGGTTAGGAGATTGGATGATGCAAAGCTGTTATTAAATGAAATGCGTCGGAAGGGTGTGATTCCGAATCTTGTGACttataatttgttgtttgatgGTTTTTGTAAATGTGAGATGATGGCAGATGCTCGGCAAATTGTTAAGGCAATGTGTAAGAGTGGTGTCACGCCGGATGTTGTTACTCATAGTATCTTGTTGGATGATTTGTGCAAGAGGCAACGTCTTGGTCAGGCGGTTGGTATGTTTTGCCAGATGATGAAGAGGGGTGTGACACCTGATGTTTGGAGTTATAGTATATTGATTGATGGTTTTTGCAAGAATAAGAGGATGG ATCTGGGAGAATCTCGTATGTTTGGCAGCTTCTTAATGAGATACATGGCAATGCTCCACCCCCTGACGTTGTCAATTACATCGATGCACTTTGCCCGCGCATGCATCTTCACAGCAAATGCCTTGCTTCAACTTATTGATGAATGGGCTTTGTGTGAAGAGAAATTGTTGGATGAATGGTGA
- the LOC106756783 gene encoding type IV inositol polyphosphate 5-phosphatase 9-like isoform X1 — protein MFRPKIMQGLKLKESKIMRKILSIDSFKGENQNSSEARKETPSLNQASAYSRRHFYHQTKKIFVGSWNIGGITPPKNLDMEDWLDTENNSADIYVLGFQEIVPLNAANVLGPKNRKVCMKWNSLIGAALNNRTPTKVVEGDKIAESQKIYPLKEHICAEGEHQQDFQCIISRQMVGMFITIWARCDLYQTIRHLSVSSVGCGIMGYFGNKGSVSIRFYLHETSFCFVCSHLASGGKESDRRQRNFNAIDILSRTIFPSGPLQDRPQKIIDHDRIVWLGDLNYRIYMPSSTTQSLIKKRDWETLLKYDQLKLELMEGNVFQGWHEGAIEFPPTYKYRPNSKDYLGCGEQHTSKRGRSPAWCDRIIWFGKGMXQIQYNRSESRLSDHRPVRAMFTADIKVAVN, from the exons ATGTTTCGTCCAAAGATCATGCAGGGCTTGAAGCTGAAGGAGAGTAAGATTATGAGAAAGATATTAAGCATTGATAGCTTCAAAGGAGAAAACCAGAATTCATCAGAGGCCAGAAAGGAAACTCCTAGTTTGAATCAAGCATCTGCATACTCAAGAAGACATTTCTATCATCAAACCAAAAA GATCTTTGTTGGTTCTTGGAATATTGGAGGCATTACACCACCCAAGAACTTGGACATGGAAGACTGGCTTGACACAGAAAATAATTCAGCAGATATTTATGTTCTGGG GTTCCAAGAAATTGTACCTCTAAATGCAGCAAATGTACTAGGTCCCAAAAACAGAAAAGTTTGTATGAAATGGAATTCTCTAATTGGAGCAGCCCTTAACAATAGAACACCAACAAAGGTGGTTGAAGGAGATAAAATAGCTGAATCACAGAAGATATATCCTTTGAAGGAACATATTTGTGCAGAGGGAGAACATCAACAAGACTTTCAGTGCATCATAAGCAGGCAGATGGTGGGAATGTTCATAACTATATGGGCTCGATGTGACCTCTATCAAACAATCAGGCACTTGAGTGTTTCATCTGTTGGCTGTGGAATCATGGGCTACTTCGGAAACAAG GGTTCGGTATCAATCAGATTTTACTTGCATGAAACAAGTTTCTGCTTTGTATGTAGTCATCTAGCATCTGGTGGAAAAGAATCAGACCGAAGACAAAGAAACTTTAATGCAATAGATATTTTGTCCAGGACAATCTTCCCCTCTGGGCCTCTGCAAGATAGGCCTCAAAAGATTATTGATCATGA CCGAATAGTCTGGCTAGGAGACTTGAACTACAGGATTTATATGCCAAGCTCTACAACACAGTCACTGATCAAGAAAAGAGACTGGGAAACCTTGTTGAAATATGATCAG CTCAAGCTGGAGCTCATGGAGGGCAATGTGTTCCAAGGTTGGCATGAAGGAGCTATAGAGTTTCCACCTACATACAAATACCGGCCAAATTCTAAAGATTATCTAGGTTGTGGTGAGCAGCATACAAGCAAAAGGGGGCGTTCTCCAGCATG GTGTGACAGAATAATATGGTTTGGGAAGGGAATGANGCAAATCCAATACAACAGGAGTGAGTCAAGACTCTCTGATCATAGACCTGTACGAGCAATGTTCACAGCAGACATCAAGGTGGCAGTGAATTGA
- the LOC106765752 gene encoding N-alpha-acetyltransferase 40 isoform X3 produces the protein MESESLQRRRSSSATCNNAPVREKRPKRSEVLAKKKTVEELIKAARAQKDHLAPFPAFRHFHAKGLSLCLKSGHGNKLSSTVKTYIQSLLKLNMEGPYGSEWPEEEKVKRREMVDHEAHYVFVHEVANSNADEMTTILTAAETSTCCLKNSGPLVGFVQYRFVLEEEIPVLYVYELQLEPRVQGKGLGKFLMQLLEFMAQKNCMGAVMLTVQKANVLAVDFYISKLR, from the exons ATGGAATCCGAGTCTCTGCAACGACGCCGTTCAAGCAGTGCCACCTGCAACAATGCGCCTGTCAGAGAGAAGAGGCCGAAACGCAGCGAG GTACTTGCCAAGAAGAAAACCGTTGAAGAACTCATCAAAGCGGCCCGTGCTCAAAAGGACCACCTCGCTCCTTTTCCAGCGTTTCGCCATTTCCACGCAAAGG GTCTCTCTTTGTGTTTGAAGTCAGGACATGGCAATAAACTTTCCTCGACTGTTAAGACTTATATTCAGAGTCTCCTTAAG CTAAACATGGAAGGACCATATGGATCTGAGTGGCCAGAGGAAGAAAAGGTAAAGCGCAGAGAAATGGTTGATCATGAAGCACATTATGTATTTGTGCATGAGGTTGCCAATTCAAATGCTGATGAGATGACAACAATCCTTACTGCAGCAGAGACTTCAACTTGCTGTCTGAAGAATAGTGGTCCCTTGGTTGGATTTGTACAGTACCGCTTTGTGTTAGAAGAAGAGATACCGGTGCTTTATGTGTATGAATTACAGCTTGAGCCTCGTGTTCAGGGGAAGGGACTGGGGAAGTTTTTAATGCAACTTCTAGAGTTTATGGCACAAAAG AACTGTATGGGTGCTGTCATGCTGACTGTTCAAAAGGCAAATGTATTAGCCGTGGATTTCTATATAAGTAAGCTTAG ATAG
- the LOC106765752 gene encoding N-alpha-acetyltransferase 40 isoform X4: protein MRLSERRGRNAARYLPRRKPLKNSSKRPVLKRTTSLLFQRFAISTQRLNMEGPYGSEWPEEEKVKRREMVDHEAHYVFVHEVANSNADEMTTILTAAETSTCCLKNSGPLVGFVQYRFVLEEEIPVLYVYELQLEPRVQGKGLGKFLMQLLEFMAQKNCMGAVMLTVQKANVLAVDFYISKLRYIISATSPSKVNPMMNKSYEILCKVFNDEANTVFGDREDE from the exons ATGCGCCTGTCAGAGAGAAGAGGCCGAAACGCAGCGAG GTACTTGCCAAGAAGAAAACCGTTGAAGAACTCATCAAAGCGGCCCGTGCTCAAAAGGACCACCTCGCTCCTTTTCCAGCGTTTCGCCATTTCCACGCAAAGG CTAAACATGGAAGGACCATATGGATCTGAGTGGCCAGAGGAAGAAAAGGTAAAGCGCAGAGAAATGGTTGATCATGAAGCACATTATGTATTTGTGCATGAGGTTGCCAATTCAAATGCTGATGAGATGACAACAATCCTTACTGCAGCAGAGACTTCAACTTGCTGTCTGAAGAATAGTGGTCCCTTGGTTGGATTTGTACAGTACCGCTTTGTGTTAGAAGAAGAGATACCGGTGCTTTATGTGTATGAATTACAGCTTGAGCCTCGTGTTCAGGGGAAGGGACTGGGGAAGTTTTTAATGCAACTTCTAGAGTTTATGGCACAAAAG AACTGTATGGGTGCTGTCATGCTGACTGTTCAAAAGGCAAATGTATTAGCCGTGGATTTCTATATAAGTAAGCTTAG ATACATCATATCAGCTACTTCACCTTCAAAAGTCAACCCAATg ATGAACAAGAGTTATGAAATTCTTTGCAAAGTATTTAATGATGAAGCCAATACTGTTTTTGGAG ATAGAGAAGATGAATAG
- the LOC106756783 gene encoding type IV inositol polyphosphate 5-phosphatase 9-like isoform X2: MQGLKLKESKIMRKILSIDSFKGENQNSSEARKETPSLNQASAYSRRHFYHQTKKIFVGSWNIGGITPPKNLDMEDWLDTENNSADIYVLGFQEIVPLNAANVLGPKNRKVCMKWNSLIGAALNNRTPTKVVEGDKIAESQKIYPLKEHICAEGEHQQDFQCIISRQMVGMFITIWARCDLYQTIRHLSVSSVGCGIMGYFGNKGSVSIRFYLHETSFCFVCSHLASGGKESDRRQRNFNAIDILSRTIFPSGPLQDRPQKIIDHDRIVWLGDLNYRIYMPSSTTQSLIKKRDWETLLKYDQLKLELMEGNVFQGWHEGAIEFPPTYKYRPNSKDYLGCGEQHTSKRGRSPAWCDRIIWFGKGMXQIQYNRSESRLSDHRPVRAMFTADIKVAVN; encoded by the exons ATGCAGGGCTTGAAGCTGAAGGAGAGTAAGATTATGAGAAAGATATTAAGCATTGATAGCTTCAAAGGAGAAAACCAGAATTCATCAGAGGCCAGAAAGGAAACTCCTAGTTTGAATCAAGCATCTGCATACTCAAGAAGACATTTCTATCATCAAACCAAAAA GATCTTTGTTGGTTCTTGGAATATTGGAGGCATTACACCACCCAAGAACTTGGACATGGAAGACTGGCTTGACACAGAAAATAATTCAGCAGATATTTATGTTCTGGG GTTCCAAGAAATTGTACCTCTAAATGCAGCAAATGTACTAGGTCCCAAAAACAGAAAAGTTTGTATGAAATGGAATTCTCTAATTGGAGCAGCCCTTAACAATAGAACACCAACAAAGGTGGTTGAAGGAGATAAAATAGCTGAATCACAGAAGATATATCCTTTGAAGGAACATATTTGTGCAGAGGGAGAACATCAACAAGACTTTCAGTGCATCATAAGCAGGCAGATGGTGGGAATGTTCATAACTATATGGGCTCGATGTGACCTCTATCAAACAATCAGGCACTTGAGTGTTTCATCTGTTGGCTGTGGAATCATGGGCTACTTCGGAAACAAG GGTTCGGTATCAATCAGATTTTACTTGCATGAAACAAGTTTCTGCTTTGTATGTAGTCATCTAGCATCTGGTGGAAAAGAATCAGACCGAAGACAAAGAAACTTTAATGCAATAGATATTTTGTCCAGGACAATCTTCCCCTCTGGGCCTCTGCAAGATAGGCCTCAAAAGATTATTGATCATGA CCGAATAGTCTGGCTAGGAGACTTGAACTACAGGATTTATATGCCAAGCTCTACAACACAGTCACTGATCAAGAAAAGAGACTGGGAAACCTTGTTGAAATATGATCAG CTCAAGCTGGAGCTCATGGAGGGCAATGTGTTCCAAGGTTGGCATGAAGGAGCTATAGAGTTTCCACCTACATACAAATACCGGCCAAATTCTAAAGATTATCTAGGTTGTGGTGAGCAGCATACAAGCAAAAGGGGGCGTTCTCCAGCATG GTGTGACAGAATAATATGGTTTGGGAAGGGAATGANGCAAATCCAATACAACAGGAGTGAGTCAAGACTCTCTGATCATAGACCTGTACGAGCAATGTTCACAGCAGACATCAAGGTGGCAGTGAATTGA
- the LOC106774655 gene encoding putative pentatricopeptide repeat-containing protein At1g12700, mitochondrial isoform X1 — translation MKTALRLSSFTRQLHSRSPPRAAAFNRVLTSLVRAKCFPAAISLCAQTESRGDVIPCHVTLTILINCFCHVGKVALAFSVFGKLLKRGLPYDAVTLNTLIKGLCLDGDVSSALKFYQEMEAEGFEFTEVTYGTLINGLCDVGKTEEAIRLLRMMQACVPNVKPNVIMYSRIIEGLCKEGLVNEACEWHYEMVGNNVEPNVFTYRPLVRALCIAGRLNEAVRMVEGMDRKGVYIDIYVFSVLIDAFCKKGMVVEAREVFDEMIKRGCEVNVVVCTALMAGYCLKNEVDEARRLFDAVVRRPDVWSYNVLMNGYCKVRRLDDAKLLLNEMRRKGVIPNLVTYNLLFDGFCKCEMMADARQIVKAMCKSGVTPDVVTHSILLDDLCKRQRLGQAVGMFCQMMKRGVTPDVWSYSILIDGFCKNKRMGEAMNLLNEMLFRNLVPHIVTYTSLIGGLCQSGRLMIAWRLLNDLHHDGRPPDIIAYSTLLNSLCKNERLDKAILLFNQMIRRGLAPDVCSYTILINGLCKSERIDEAVNLLKEMHVKNLVPDTITYISLVDGLCRSGRISYVWQLLNEIHGNAPPPDVVNYIDALCPRMHLHSKCLASTY, via the coding sequence ATGAAGACAGCGTTACGGCTATCTTCCTTTACGCGCCAGCTTCACTCGCGTTCTCCCCCACGCGCTGCCGCGTTCAACCGAGTCCTCACCTCCCTCGTCAGGGCGAAGTGCTTCCCCGCCGCGATTTCTCTCTGCGCCCAAACGGAGTCCCGCGGCGATGTCATCCCTTGCCACGTCACCCTCACCATCCTCATCAACTGCTTTTGCCACGTCGGCAAAGTCGCTCTCGCCTTCTCTGTCTTCGGAAAGCTACTCAAGCGCGGCCTCCCCTATGACGCCGTCACGCTCAACACCTTAATCAAAGGCCTCTGCCTTGACGGCGACGTTTCGTCGGCGCTCAAGTTCTATCAGGAAATGGAGGCGGAGGGGTTTGAGTTCACCGAAGTCACCTACGGAACGTTAATTAACGGACTCTGCGATGTAGGGAAAACAGAAGAGGCTATTAGATTGTTGAGAATGATGCAAGCTTGCGTTCCTAATGTTAAACCTAATGTGATTATGTATAGTAGAATTATCGAGGGTTTGTGTAAGGAAGGACTTGTCAATGAGGCGTGTGAGTGGCATTATGAAATGGTTGGTAACAATGTTGAGCCTAATGTGTTCACTTACAGGCCTCTTGTGAGAGCGTTGTGTATCGCGGGACGGTTAAACGAGGCGGTTCGGATGGTGGAGGGGATGGATAGGAAGGGTGTGTACATTGATATTTATGTGTTTAGTGTTTTGATCGATGCGTTCTGTAAAAAAGGAATGGTGGTGGAAGCGCGggaggtgtttgatgaaatgatcAAGAGAGGTTGTGAGGTTAATGTCGTTGTGTGCACGGCCTTGATGGCGGGCTATTGTTTGAAGAACGAAGTGGATGAGGCAAGGAGGTTGTTTGATGCAGTTGTGAGACGGCCGGATGTTTGGAGTTATAATGTTTTGATGAATGGGTATTGCAAGGTTAGGAGATTGGATGATGCAAAGCTGTTATTAAATGAAATGCGTCGGAAGGGTGTGATTCCGAATCTTGTGACttataatttgttgtttgatgGTTTTTGTAAATGTGAGATGATGGCAGATGCTCGGCAAATTGTTAAGGCAATGTGTAAGAGTGGTGTCACGCCGGATGTTGTTACTCATAGTATCTTGTTGGATGATTTGTGCAAGAGGCAACGTCTTGGTCAGGCGGTTGGTATGTTTTGCCAGATGATGAAGAGGGGTGTGACACCTGATGTTTGGAGTTATAGTATATTGATTGATGGTTTTTGCAAGAATAAGAGGATGGGTGAGGCCATgaatttattgaatgaaatgctTTTTAGGAATTTGGTTCCTCATATTGTGACTTACACTTCTCTTATTGGTGGACTGTGCCAATCTGGGAGATTGATGATTGCGTGGAGGCTTCTGAATGATTTGCACCATGATGGTCGACCCCCTGATATTATTGCTTACAGTACCCTGTTGAATTCTTTATGCAAAAATGAACGTCTTGACAAAGCAATTCTTTTGTTTAATCAAATGATTAGGAGGGGTTTGGCACCTGATGTTTGCAGTTATACCATCTTGATTAATGGACTATGCAAGAGTGAAAGGATAGATGAAGCCgttaatcttttaaaagaaatgcaTGTAAAAAATTTGGTTCCTGATACCATAACTTATATTTCTCTTGTTGATGGCTTGTGCAGATCTGGGAGAATCTCGTATGTTTGGCAGCTTCTTAATGAGATACATGGCAATGCTCCACCCCCTGACGTTGTCAATTACATCGATGCACTTTGCCCGCGCATGCATCTTCACAGCAAATGCCTTGCTTCAACTTATTGA
- the LOC106756783 gene encoding type IV inositol polyphosphate 5-phosphatase 9-like isoform X3: MRKILSIDSFKGENQNSSEARKETPSLNQASAYSRRHFYHQTKKIFVGSWNIGGITPPKNLDMEDWLDTENNSADIYVLGFQEIVPLNAANVLGPKNRKVCMKWNSLIGAALNNRTPTKVVEGDKIAESQKIYPLKEHICAEGEHQQDFQCIISRQMVGMFITIWARCDLYQTIRHLSVSSVGCGIMGYFGNKGSVSIRFYLHETSFCFVCSHLASGGKESDRRQRNFNAIDILSRTIFPSGPLQDRPQKIIDHDRIVWLGDLNYRIYMPSSTTQSLIKKRDWETLLKYDQLKLELMEGNVFQGWHEGAIEFPPTYKYRPNSKDYLGCGEQHTSKRGRSPAWCDRIIWFGKGMXQIQYNRSESRLSDHRPVRAMFTADIKVAVN, from the exons ATGAGAAAGATATTAAGCATTGATAGCTTCAAAGGAGAAAACCAGAATTCATCAGAGGCCAGAAAGGAAACTCCTAGTTTGAATCAAGCATCTGCATACTCAAGAAGACATTTCTATCATCAAACCAAAAA GATCTTTGTTGGTTCTTGGAATATTGGAGGCATTACACCACCCAAGAACTTGGACATGGAAGACTGGCTTGACACAGAAAATAATTCAGCAGATATTTATGTTCTGGG GTTCCAAGAAATTGTACCTCTAAATGCAGCAAATGTACTAGGTCCCAAAAACAGAAAAGTTTGTATGAAATGGAATTCTCTAATTGGAGCAGCCCTTAACAATAGAACACCAACAAAGGTGGTTGAAGGAGATAAAATAGCTGAATCACAGAAGATATATCCTTTGAAGGAACATATTTGTGCAGAGGGAGAACATCAACAAGACTTTCAGTGCATCATAAGCAGGCAGATGGTGGGAATGTTCATAACTATATGGGCTCGATGTGACCTCTATCAAACAATCAGGCACTTGAGTGTTTCATCTGTTGGCTGTGGAATCATGGGCTACTTCGGAAACAAG GGTTCGGTATCAATCAGATTTTACTTGCATGAAACAAGTTTCTGCTTTGTATGTAGTCATCTAGCATCTGGTGGAAAAGAATCAGACCGAAGACAAAGAAACTTTAATGCAATAGATATTTTGTCCAGGACAATCTTCCCCTCTGGGCCTCTGCAAGATAGGCCTCAAAAGATTATTGATCATGA CCGAATAGTCTGGCTAGGAGACTTGAACTACAGGATTTATATGCCAAGCTCTACAACACAGTCACTGATCAAGAAAAGAGACTGGGAAACCTTGTTGAAATATGATCAG CTCAAGCTGGAGCTCATGGAGGGCAATGTGTTCCAAGGTTGGCATGAAGGAGCTATAGAGTTTCCACCTACATACAAATACCGGCCAAATTCTAAAGATTATCTAGGTTGTGGTGAGCAGCATACAAGCAAAAGGGGGCGTTCTCCAGCATG GTGTGACAGAATAATATGGTTTGGGAAGGGAATGANGCAAATCCAATACAACAGGAGTGAGTCAAGACTCTCTGATCATAGACCTGTACGAGCAATGTTCACAGCAGACATCAAGGTGGCAGTGAATTGA
- the LOC106765752 gene encoding N-alpha-acetyltransferase 40 isoform X2, whose amino-acid sequence MESESLQRRRSSSATCNNAPVREKRPKRSEVLAKKKTVEELIKAARAQKDHLAPFPAFRHFHAKGLSLCLKSGHGNKLSSTVKTYIQSLLKLNMEGPYGSEWPEEEKVKRREMVDHEAHYVFVHEVANSNADEMTTILTAAETSTCCLKNSGPLVGFVQYRFVLEEEIPVLYVYELQLEPRVQGKGLGKFLMQLLEFMAQKNCMGAVMLTVQKANVLAVDFYINREDE is encoded by the exons ATGGAATCCGAGTCTCTGCAACGACGCCGTTCAAGCAGTGCCACCTGCAACAATGCGCCTGTCAGAGAGAAGAGGCCGAAACGCAGCGAG GTACTTGCCAAGAAGAAAACCGTTGAAGAACTCATCAAAGCGGCCCGTGCTCAAAAGGACCACCTCGCTCCTTTTCCAGCGTTTCGCCATTTCCACGCAAAGG GTCTCTCTTTGTGTTTGAAGTCAGGACATGGCAATAAACTTTCCTCGACTGTTAAGACTTATATTCAGAGTCTCCTTAAG CTAAACATGGAAGGACCATATGGATCTGAGTGGCCAGAGGAAGAAAAGGTAAAGCGCAGAGAAATGGTTGATCATGAAGCACATTATGTATTTGTGCATGAGGTTGCCAATTCAAATGCTGATGAGATGACAACAATCCTTACTGCAGCAGAGACTTCAACTTGCTGTCTGAAGAATAGTGGTCCCTTGGTTGGATTTGTACAGTACCGCTTTGTGTTAGAAGAAGAGATACCGGTGCTTTATGTGTATGAATTACAGCTTGAGCCTCGTGTTCAGGGGAAGGGACTGGGGAAGTTTTTAATGCAACTTCTAGAGTTTATGGCACAAAAG AACTGTATGGGTGCTGTCATGCTGACTGTTCAAAAGGCAAATGTATTAGCCGTGGATTTCTATATAA ATAGAGAAGATGAATAG
- the LOC106765752 gene encoding N-alpha-acetyltransferase 40 isoform X1, with translation MESESLQRRRSSSATCNNAPVREKRPKRSEVLAKKKTVEELIKAARAQKDHLAPFPAFRHFHAKGLSLCLKSGHGNKLSSTVKTYIQSLLKLNMEGPYGSEWPEEEKVKRREMVDHEAHYVFVHEVANSNADEMTTILTAAETSTCCLKNSGPLVGFVQYRFVLEEEIPVLYVYELQLEPRVQGKGLGKFLMQLLEFMAQKNCMGAVMLTVQKANVLAVDFYISKLRYIISATSPSKVNPMMNKSYEILCKVFNDEANTVFGDREDE, from the exons ATGGAATCCGAGTCTCTGCAACGACGCCGTTCAAGCAGTGCCACCTGCAACAATGCGCCTGTCAGAGAGAAGAGGCCGAAACGCAGCGAG GTACTTGCCAAGAAGAAAACCGTTGAAGAACTCATCAAAGCGGCCCGTGCTCAAAAGGACCACCTCGCTCCTTTTCCAGCGTTTCGCCATTTCCACGCAAAGG GTCTCTCTTTGTGTTTGAAGTCAGGACATGGCAATAAACTTTCCTCGACTGTTAAGACTTATATTCAGAGTCTCCTTAAG CTAAACATGGAAGGACCATATGGATCTGAGTGGCCAGAGGAAGAAAAGGTAAAGCGCAGAGAAATGGTTGATCATGAAGCACATTATGTATTTGTGCATGAGGTTGCCAATTCAAATGCTGATGAGATGACAACAATCCTTACTGCAGCAGAGACTTCAACTTGCTGTCTGAAGAATAGTGGTCCCTTGGTTGGATTTGTACAGTACCGCTTTGTGTTAGAAGAAGAGATACCGGTGCTTTATGTGTATGAATTACAGCTTGAGCCTCGTGTTCAGGGGAAGGGACTGGGGAAGTTTTTAATGCAACTTCTAGAGTTTATGGCACAAAAG AACTGTATGGGTGCTGTCATGCTGACTGTTCAAAAGGCAAATGTATTAGCCGTGGATTTCTATATAAGTAAGCTTAG ATACATCATATCAGCTACTTCACCTTCAAAAGTCAACCCAATg ATGAACAAGAGTTATGAAATTCTTTGCAAAGTATTTAATGATGAAGCCAATACTGTTTTTGGAG ATAGAGAAGATGAATAG